One window from the genome of Salisaeta longa DSM 21114 encodes:
- a CDS encoding biotin--[acetyl-CoA-carboxylase] ligase: MRLADELASVLQTHTMGRTVRAFETIGSTNTEAAAWARNGAPEGALVLTNFQTAGRGRQGRPWTAQAGVNLMGSLVLYPDVPPDAFGRLTLAAAVAVAEAIAPVVAPYRPTIKWPNDILLEGKKCCGVLLETSLAGAPAQRPPAVILGLGLNVNQVDFPAALAERATSLRLVTGRTVARAPLLARLLKRFEELYTTAADEVQTRYVQRMAHRGETLTVRFAGSDRTCTGRVLGITATGALRLRTPSGEKALHAGEVTTQAARSAHE, from the coding sequence ATGAGACTCGCCGACGAGCTCGCTTCGGTCCTGCAAACCCACACCATGGGCCGCACGGTTCGAGCATTTGAGACGATCGGCTCGACCAACACCGAGGCGGCCGCGTGGGCCCGCAACGGCGCACCGGAGGGCGCGCTGGTCCTCACCAATTTTCAGACGGCCGGACGGGGCCGCCAAGGACGACCGTGGACGGCCCAGGCGGGCGTCAACCTGATGGGCTCGCTGGTCTTGTATCCCGACGTGCCGCCCGATGCCTTTGGACGCCTTACGCTGGCCGCGGCGGTGGCTGTGGCGGAGGCCATCGCGCCGGTGGTTGCTCCGTACCGGCCCACCATCAAGTGGCCCAACGACATCTTGCTGGAGGGCAAGAAGTGCTGCGGCGTGCTCCTCGAAACGTCGCTTGCTGGTGCACCGGCCCAGCGGCCCCCGGCGGTCATTCTGGGGCTGGGCCTCAACGTGAACCAGGTCGACTTTCCGGCGGCGCTCGCCGAGCGCGCAACGTCGCTACGCCTGGTGACGGGGCGCACGGTGGCGCGAGCCCCCCTGCTGGCGCGTCTGCTGAAGCGCTTTGAAGAACTCTACACCACCGCTGCCGATGAGGTGCAAACGCGCTACGTGCAACGGATGGCCCATCGCGGCGAAACGCTTACCGTGCGGTTTGCCGGATCGGATCGTACGTGCACGGGCCGCGTGCTGGGCATTACCGCTACCGGTGCGCTCCGGCTGCGCACCCCATCGGGCGAAAAGGCACTTCATGCGGGTGAGGTGACGACGCAGGCCGCGCGCTCTGCGCACGAATGA
- a CDS encoding inositol monophosphatase family protein yields the protein MNAPVHHSPYDEALGVAVEAARAGAAIIRDHAGSQRNVRAKGTNDFVTATDEAAQAAILEVIQTAFPNDAILAEERPAGHDLPPAVSEKEVRRWIIDPIDGTMNFMQQVPPYAVSIARQDPTGLQLGVVLDVPHDELFTAVRGHGLRVNDEGASVSHTSALADAFVATGFPYRRLGHTNRYLEVLSDFLRSARGARRHGSAAIDLARVACGRFDGFFETGLAPWDVAAGILCVREAGGRVTTYRAQGGLAPVYRQQVCATNSRLHAAFLSRLHRMRDITD from the coding sequence ATGAACGCACCGGTTCACCACTCTCCGTACGACGAAGCCCTTGGCGTGGCCGTTGAAGCCGCCCGGGCTGGCGCTGCGATTATCCGCGACCATGCGGGATCGCAGCGCAACGTGCGTGCCAAGGGTACCAACGACTTCGTCACCGCGACCGACGAAGCCGCCCAGGCCGCTATCTTGGAGGTCATCCAGACCGCCTTTCCCAATGATGCGATTCTCGCAGAGGAGCGCCCCGCGGGGCACGACCTTCCCCCCGCCGTCTCCGAAAAAGAAGTGCGCCGCTGGATCATTGATCCTATAGACGGCACCATGAACTTTATGCAGCAGGTGCCGCCGTATGCCGTGAGCATTGCCCGGCAAGATCCTACGGGCCTGCAGCTGGGCGTTGTGCTCGATGTACCGCACGACGAACTGTTTACGGCGGTGCGGGGCCACGGCTTGCGCGTGAATGACGAGGGGGCCTCCGTGTCGCACACCTCTGCGCTGGCCGATGCGTTTGTGGCCACCGGCTTCCCGTACCGACGGCTGGGCCATACCAACCGCTACCTGGAGGTCCTGAGTGATTTTTTACGCTCGGCGCGGGGCGCGCGCCGGCACGGATCGGCGGCCATCGACCTGGCCCGCGTGGCGTGTGGCCGCTTTGACGGTTTTTTTGAGACGGGCCTCGCGCCGTGGGACGTGGCCGCGGGCATCTTGTGCGTACGCGAGGCCGGCGGTCGCGTAACCACCTACCGGGCACAAGGCGGGCTCGCTCCCGTGTACCGGCAGCAGGTGTGTGCCACCAACAGTCGCCTCCACGCGGCTTTTTTGAGCCGCCTGCATCGCATGCGCGACATCACCGACTAA
- a CDS encoding enoyl-ACP reductase FabI produces MAYGLLDDKHGIIFGALNPDSIAWAVAEAVDREGGSFTLSNAPVARRLGSLDDLAEQTGSDIVWADATSDDDLADLFAEVKATHGPLDFIVHSIGMGVNVRKDVPYEELNYNWYQKTLDISSISLHRIVRHALEQGALAEGASIVAMSYIGAQRIFSKYSEMGDAKALLESIVRSFGYRLGKHNIRINAISQSPTDTTAGSGIDGFNAMYAFAERVSPLGNADAASCADYTVTLLSDLTRMVTMQTLYHDGGFSSMGISDELVDAMADAFEEDA; encoded by the coding sequence ATGGCTTACGGACTGCTCGACGACAAACACGGCATCATCTTCGGTGCGCTTAACCCTGACAGCATTGCCTGGGCGGTGGCCGAGGCCGTCGACCGCGAAGGCGGTTCTTTCACCCTATCGAATGCCCCCGTGGCGCGCCGCCTGGGCAGCCTCGACGACCTGGCCGAGCAAACCGGGAGCGACATTGTGTGGGCCGACGCCACGAGCGATGACGACCTGGCCGACCTGTTTGCCGAGGTGAAGGCCACCCACGGCCCGCTCGACTTCATCGTTCACTCGATTGGCATGGGCGTAAACGTGCGGAAGGACGTGCCGTACGAGGAGCTCAACTACAACTGGTACCAGAAGACGCTCGACATCTCGTCGATCAGCCTGCACCGCATTGTGCGCCACGCGTTGGAGCAGGGCGCGCTGGCCGAGGGCGCGTCTATCGTGGCCATGAGCTACATCGGCGCCCAGCGCATCTTTTCGAAATACTCCGAGATGGGCGATGCCAAAGCCCTGCTGGAAAGCATCGTGCGCTCCTTTGGCTACCGGCTCGGGAAGCACAACATCCGCATCAACGCCATTTCGCAAAGCCCCACCGACACCACCGCGGGCTCGGGCATCGACGGCTTTAACGCGATGTACGCGTTCGCCGAGCGTGTGTCGCCCCTCGGCAATGCCGATGCGGCCAGCTGCGCAGACTACACCGTCACGCTGCTAAGCGACCTGACGCGCATGGTGACCATGCAGACGCTATATCATGACGGGGGCTTCTCCAGCATGGGCATCTCGGATGAGCTTGTGGACGCCATGGCCGATGCGTTCGAAGAGGACGCGTAG